The sequence below is a genomic window from Micromonospora aurantiaca ATCC 27029.
CCGTGCGCTGTTCAACGGCGACCTCGGCAACGACCGCGTCTGGCAGGGCCTCGGCATCATCGCGGTGCTCGCCGCCGCAGGCGTGTTCTGGGCCGCCCGCCAGTTCGCCCGCAGCGTCCGCTGAGCAGGGGAGACCTACCTCTCAGCAGGGGCGGGGCACCGGCCGGGCGCGCGTAGCGTAAGGCTGGTGCCCCGCCTCACCCGTGACCGGATCACCTGGCTGACCTACGCCCAGCTCGGTCTGTGGGGCTTCTTCCTCTACGGGTTCGGCCCGGTCGTACCCCTGCTCCGCGACGAACAGGGCACCAGCGCCGCCGTCGCCGGCCTGCACAGCACCGGCATCGCCGTGGGCGCGCTCGCCGGCGGCGCGCTGTTCGCCCCGGTCGCCCGCCGCCTCGGCCGCGGCCCGGCCATCTGGCTCGGCCTCGCCGGTGTCGCTGCCGGAGTCACCGCGCTCGGCCTGCTCCGCCCGCTGCCGGCCACGCTCGCCTCCGTCGCGGTCATCGCCACCTTCGGCATGATGGTCGTCAGCGGCGTCAGCGTGGTGCTCACCGCCCGGCACGGACCCGCCGCCCCCGCCGCGCTCACCGAGGCCAACGCGGCCTGCGCCGGCATGGGCATCCTGGCGCCGCTGACCATCGGCGCCACCGTCGACGCCGGTCTCGGCTGGCGACCGCTGATGGCCGTCGAGGTCGGGCTGATCACGCTCGTCGCGCTCGCCGCCCTGACCTTCCGGGTACGCGGGCCGAAAACCGCCCCCGCTGACGCGGCTGCCGGCACACCCGTCCCCGTGGCCGCCTCCACCCGGGTCTCCGCCGTCCCCGCTCCCGGGGTTTCCGAGGCCGTCGTGCCTGCTCCCGTCGTCCCCGCTCCCGTCGTCCCCGGTCCCGTGGTGCCTGCTCCCGTCGTCCCCGCTCCCGTGGTGCCTGCTTCGGTCGTCCCCGCTCCTGCCGTGCCCGCTCCTGCCGTGCCCGCTCCTGCCGTGCCCGCTCCTGCCGTGCCCGCTCCTGCCGTGCCCGCTCCTGCCGTGCCCGCTTCGGTTGTTCCCGCCTCCGGTGCCGTCGAGGCCGTCGCCACCGATTCCTCCGTCCGGGCCTCGGCCGTTCCCGCCTCCGGGGAGCCCGTTTCCTCCTTCGGCTCCGGTGCGGCGGGGCGGCTGCCGCGTGCGTACTGGATCGCCTGGGTTCTGATGTCCGTCACCGGGTCGATCGAGGTCTGCCTGTCGTTGTGGACCGCCGACGTGCTGCGGACCCATGCCGGGCTGAGCGCGGGCGGGGCGTCGGCGGCGGTCGCTGCGATCGTCTGCGGCATGTTCGCCGGCCGGCTCGCCGGTGGCCGGGCCGCGTTGCGCTGGGCGCCGGTGCCGCTGCTGCTCGGCGCGCTCACCGTCTCGATGGCCGGGTTCGCGCTGTTCTGGGGCAGCACCGTCGGCTGGCTCGCGGTCACCGGGCTGGTCGTGCTCGGGCTCGGCAACGCGCTGCACTACCCGTTGGCGATCTCGATCGCGCTGGCCGTCGCCGGTCCGGCTGCGGACAAGGCGGCGGGCTGGTCCGCGTACTCGATGGGTGTGGGTTTCGGGATCGCGCCGGTGGCGCTCGGATGGGTGGCCGACGGCGTCGGCCCGCACCCGGCGTTCCTGCTGCTGCCCGCGTTCATCGCGGTGGCGGTGCTGCTGACCGTACGGCTGGGCCGTGCCCTCCCCGCGCCGGTCCGCGCGGCTTGATCGACTCCATGTCGGCGAGGTGGCGGCTTCCGGCGCTCAGGGATGCCGCCATTTCGGCGAGGTGGCGGTATCCGGTGCTCAGGGATGCCGCCACTTCGGGGAGGTTGTGTTCGGTCGGCTCAGCGCGTCCGGGCGAGTGTGAGGTCGTCGGCGGTGGGTGTCATGGCCGCCGTGCGCTGCCTGCTTGGTGCGGGTGGCTTGATCGACTCCATGTCGGCGAGGTGGCGGTATCCGGTGCTCAGGGATGCCGCCATTTCGGGGAGGTTGTGTTCGGTCGGCTCAGAGCACCCGGGCGAGCGTGACCCCGTCGGCGATCGGCAGCATGACCGCCTCGACGCGGACGTCCGCGATGACCGCGTCGTTGAACGCGGCGATCGCCCGGTCGTCGGCGTTGCGTGGGGCGAGCACCCGGCCGTCGCGCAGCGTGTTGTCGACGGCGATCACCGCGCCGGGACGCATGCGGGGCACCAGCTCGTCCCAGTAGATCGGGTAGCCGACCTTGTCCGCGTCGATGAACGCGAAGTCCAGGTAACGCTCGCGGGGCAGCTCGCGCAGCGTCTCCGCGGCCGGGCCGATGCGCAGCTCGATGCGGTCCTGAACACCGGCGCGCTGCCAGTAGCGCCGGGCCACGCCCGTGTACTCCTCGGAGATGTCGAAGCAGGTCAACCGGCCGTTCTCGGCCAGCCCTCGGGCGATGGCCAGCGAGGAGAGGCCGGTGAACGTGCCGACCTCGACCGCCTGCCGTACGCCGAGCAGCCGGGTCAGGAACGTCAGGAACGCGGCCTGTTCGGGCGCGACCTGCATGACCGCCTCGGCGGGCAGGGCCGCCCGGGTCTCCTCGGCCAGCTCCTGGACGATCTCGTCCGGGGCGGACCCGTGGGCCACCAGGTAGGCGTGCAGTTCCGGGGTGAGCGGCAGCGGCTTCGTGGTCATGTCCGGACGTTAGCCGAGATGTTCGATCTCCTGGCCCCCGGGCGCGATCTTCGTCCACAGGTCGACGATGCTCAGCTCCACCTCGGCGAGCAGCCGGCGCAGCAACGGCAGGGACAACCCCACCACCGTGCCCGGGTCACCCTCGATCCCGGTCAGGAACGCCCCGCCCAGCCCGTCGATGGTGAACGCGCCCGCCACGGCCAGCGGCTCGCCCGTCGCCACGTACGCGGCGATCTCGTCGTCGCTGACATCCGCGAAGTGCACGGTGGTCGAGGCGACGGCCTCGGCGCGCGACTCGTGGGTCACGTCGATCAGGCAGTGCCCGGTGTGCAGGACACCGCTGTGCCCGCGCATCCGCTGCCACCGCCGGGTGGCGTCCGCCGCGTCATCGGGCTTGCCGAGGATCTCGCCGTCGAAGGCGAGTACCGAGTCACAGCCGAGCACCAGCGTGCGCTCGTCCGGCGAGGGCCGCAGCCGATCACGTACCGCCTGCGCCTTCAGCCGGGCCAGCTCCAGGCACAGATCCTCGGCCCGATCGCTCACCACCTGCGACTCGTCCACGCCGCTGACCAGCACGTCCGGCTCGATCCCGGCGGCCTGGAGCAACTTGCGGCGGGCGGGAGACTGCGAGGCGAGCACGAGGCGCACCGGTACGGAGGTCGACACCCCGCCGACGCTACCGGCTGACCCTCGGCGGCGGGTCGTCGGCACGTCGGCGGCGCCGCCAGAACAGGTACCCGCCGCCCGCCGCCACCAGCACACCGAGGGTGGCGAGCCCGCGTACGGTCGCGCTGCCGTCGTCGCCCTTGTCGGGTGCTGCCTCCGCTGACGCCGGTGGCGTGACGTTGGAGGACTCGAAGCCGAGCGGGGGAACGTCGGCGGTGAGCGCGGCGACGAGGTCGATCACGCCGTAGCCGTACTGGTCGTCGCGGCCGGGTGGCCCCTTGTCGACGGCGGTGGCGGTCAGCCGGTGGGCGACTTCCTGGGCAGGGAGGTTGGGGTACTTGGAGCGGATGAGAGCAGCAGCCCCGGCAACGATCGCAGTGGCGCTGGAAGTCCCTGTGCCCTTCGAGTACTTGCCGTCGTAGCTGGTGCTGTAGATATCGACAGCAGGGGCAACCACATCTAGCTCGGGGCCGCTGACCGAAACGGGGGCATGATCGCCGGTACGGTCAACGCCTCCAACTGCGATTACACCTGATTCGCTGGCCGGGTATCCGACGTATCCGTCTTCTGGCCAATTTCCGGCGGCCGCTACGACTACAATATCGGCCAATAAGGCCGCACGTATTGATCGAACTAGTGCCGGGCTCGATACGCCATTGCTGGAAATGCTGATGACGGTCGCGTGCTGTGCGATAGCAAAGTTAATTCCCGCTGCCAGATCATCCGGCCGTCCGGTATTGCTGGCCCCAGAAGATTGGATTGGGAGAATCTTTGCGCGGGGGGCAATCCCAACCGCTCCCGTCCCATCGCTCTGGCCGTGGGCGGCGATAAGGCCAGCCATGCCCGTGCCGTGGCTGCTTTTGTCATCGCGACCATCCCCGGTTGCACCCGGGAGTGTGGTAGTGCCGAAAAGCAGGTTGTTGCGTAGGTCTGGATGAGGGGAAACGCCCGTGTCGGGGACCGCAACAATCACTCCCTCGCCTTGAGCTATTGAATTGGCGACGTCTGACTTCAAGTAACGAAGGTGCCACTGGTCCGCTCTTATGCGGTTGCTCGGCTCAGAAGCCGATTGAGATAGAACCGGGCGCCCTGGCACCACGACAGCCAGGGCTAAGAGAGCCGCTGCGATTGACTGCGTCACGCTCACCGGTTGAAGCCGATTGCTGGACCTGGGTCTATCGGTCCACCGTCATCGGGGGGACGCATAACTGGATCGACGCCTTGGCTCGTCTCCCAAGGGTGATCGGCGTCCCAGACCGGCTTACTTTCGCTGTCAGGATCCCGCCGGCTCCTAGAATTGGGATTCGCTGACGCTGAGGGGGAGCCGCCAATCGGGAAAGGGCCGTGGCCGACTCCGGGCTGTGCGCTTCGCCCAGTTCCCGGCCTAGATCCTGCGGCGCCGCTGGGGGCTGTGCCGGCTCCGCCCCCGCCAATTACTCCACCCACCGGGTTAACCCGCCGCGGAGCGCTTGGTGCTGGTTGGCTGATGCCTTGGCTCGGGGGTACTCCTACAAATCCGTTAGGCAAAGCTTGACGCCCAGCGCTGCCTGAAGGTGCGCGAGAAGTCCCCGCGTCGCTTGGGGGAAGGCTCGGCTGTGCGGGTGCTGCCGGGCGGTTGAATGAGTTGTGCCCGAGGTTTGCCGTTGATGGAACGCCGATCTGCCCTCCAATTCCAGGCGTGGGATGGGGCGCTTGGTTGATCGGTGGCGATGGAGCCAGCGGCGGTGCGGGCGCTGCCCCGGATCCAG
It includes:
- a CDS encoding S8 family serine peptidase: MSVTQSIAAALLALAVVVPGRPVLSQSASEPSNRIRADQWHLRYLKSDVANSIAQGEGVIVAVPDTGVSPHPDLRNNLLFGTTTLPGATGDGRDDKSSHGTGMAGLIAAHGQSDGTGAVGIAPRAKILPIQSSGASNTGRPDDLAAGINFAIAQHATVISISSNGVSSPALVRSIRAALLADIVVVAAAGNWPEDGYVGYPASESGVIAVGGVDRTGDHAPVSVSGPELDVVAPAVDIYSTSYDGKYSKGTGTSSATAIVAGAAALIRSKYPNLPAQEVAHRLTATAVDKGPPGRDDQYGYGVIDLVAALTADVPPLGFESSNVTPPASAEAAPDKGDDGSATVRGLATLGVLVAAGGGYLFWRRRRRADDPPPRVSR
- a CDS encoding Maf family protein; this encodes MSTSVPVRLVLASQSPARRKLLQAAGIEPDVLVSGVDESQVVSDRAEDLCLELARLKAQAVRDRLRPSPDERTLVLGCDSVLAFDGEILGKPDDAADATRRWQRMRGHSGVLHTGHCLIDVTHESRAEAVASTTVHFADVSDDEIAAYVATGEPLAVAGAFTIDGLGGAFLTGIEGDPGTVVGLSLPLLRRLLAEVELSIVDLWTKIAPGGQEIEHLG
- a CDS encoding O-methyltransferase, with protein sequence MTTKPLPLTPELHAYLVAHGSAPDEIVQELAEETRAALPAEAVMQVAPEQAAFLTFLTRLLGVRQAVEVGTFTGLSSLAIARGLAENGRLTCFDISEEYTGVARRYWQRAGVQDRIELRIGPAAETLRELPRERYLDFAFIDADKVGYPIYWDELVPRMRPGAVIAVDNTLRDGRVLAPRNADDRAIAAFNDAVIADVRVEAVMLPIADGVTLARVL
- a CDS encoding MFS transporter, which translates into the protein MPRLTRDRITWLTYAQLGLWGFFLYGFGPVVPLLRDEQGTSAAVAGLHSTGIAVGALAGGALFAPVARRLGRGPAIWLGLAGVAAGVTALGLLRPLPATLASVAVIATFGMMVVSGVSVVLTARHGPAAPAALTEANAACAGMGILAPLTIGATVDAGLGWRPLMAVEVGLITLVALAALTFRVRGPKTAPADAAAGTPVPVAASTRVSAVPAPGVSEAVVPAPVVPAPVVPGPVVPAPVVPAPVVPASVVPAPAVPAPAVPAPAVPAPAVPAPAVPAPAVPASVVPASGAVEAVATDSSVRASAVPASGEPVSSFGSGAAGRLPRAYWIAWVLMSVTGSIEVCLSLWTADVLRTHAGLSAGGASAAVAAIVCGMFAGRLAGGRAALRWAPVPLLLGALTVSMAGFALFWGSTVGWLAVTGLVVLGLGNALHYPLAISIALAVAGPAADKAAGWSAYSMGVGFGIAPVALGWVADGVGPHPAFLLLPAFIAVAVLLTVRLGRALPAPVRAA